A genomic segment from Tissierella sp. encodes:
- the typA gene encoding translational GTPase TypA encodes MKTIREDIRNIAIIAHVDHGKTTLVDSLLKQSGVFRANQVVEDRVMDSNDIEKERGITILAKNTAVYYKDVKINIIDTPGHADFGGEVERVLKMVNGVVLVVDAFEGPMPQTKFVLKKAFELDLPVIVCINKVDRPEARPNEVIDEVLDLFIELGANEKNLDCPFVFASAKRGTASVDMDSDVEDMDELFQTIVENTPAPEGDTEGPLQVLISTIDYNEYVGRIGIGKIERGRISTNQDAVIVNMLNPGKQEKVKINKVFEFEGLNRVEVQSATVGSIIAITGVENIHIGDTICDSNTVEALPFVKISEPTIAMTFSVNNSPFAGREGKFVTSRQVRNRLFKELQTDVGLRVEETESTDAFKVSGRGELHLSVLIENMRREGYEFQVSKPEVLFKEENGKKMEPIEKVTIDVSNEFMGAIIEKLGQRKGELITMSESNGGYARVEFLIPARGLIGYRQEFMTDTKGNGIMNSIFEGYEKYKGDIPKRKEGSIISFETGESTTYGLYSAQDRGILFIGAGVPVYTGMVVGSNPKGLDIDVNVCRKKQQSNVRSSGADDALRLSPPNNMSLEEALEFIDDDELIEITPLSFRIRKKILDSNKRYKSKKND; translated from the coding sequence ACCATAAGAGAAGATATTAGAAACATTGCAATTATTGCCCACGTAGACCACGGAAAGACCACTTTAGTGGATAGTTTATTAAAGCAATCAGGAGTCTTTAGAGCTAACCAAGTAGTAGAGGATAGAGTAATGGATTCCAATGATATAGAGAAAGAAAGAGGCATTACAATCCTAGCAAAGAACACTGCTGTATATTATAAGGATGTTAAAATTAATATAATAGATACACCAGGTCATGCTGATTTTGGTGGAGAAGTAGAGCGTGTGCTTAAAATGGTAAATGGTGTAGTACTAGTAGTGGATGCATTTGAGGGACCAATGCCTCAAACAAAATTTGTTTTGAAAAAGGCTTTTGAATTAGATTTACCAGTTATAGTATGTATCAATAAAGTTGATAGACCAGAAGCAAGACCTAATGAAGTAATAGATGAAGTATTGGATTTGTTTATTGAATTAGGAGCAAATGAAAAGAATTTAGATTGTCCATTTGTATTTGCATCAGCAAAGAGAGGAACTGCTTCTGTAGATATGGACAGTGATGTAGAAGATATGGATGAATTATTCCAAACTATAGTTGAAAACACACCAGCACCAGAGGGAGACACAGAAGGACCACTTCAAGTTCTAATATCAACTATAGATTATAATGAATATGTTGGTAGAATAGGTATTGGTAAAATTGAAAGAGGTAGAATATCTACTAACCAGGATGCGGTAATTGTAAATATGCTTAATCCCGGAAAACAAGAAAAAGTTAAGATTAATAAAGTATTTGAATTTGAAGGATTAAATAGAGTAGAAGTACAATCTGCTACAGTAGGTAGTATAATAGCTATAACAGGTGTAGAAAACATTCATATTGGAGATACAATATGTGATTCTAATACAGTTGAAGCATTACCATTTGTGAAGATATCTGAACCAACTATAGCCATGACTTTTTCAGTGAATAATAGTCCTTTTGCAGGTAGAGAAGGAAAATTTGTTACTTCTAGACAAGTTAGAAACAGGCTTTTCAAAGAATTACAAACGGATGTGGGATTAAGGGTAGAAGAAACTGAGTCTACAGATGCATTTAAAGTGTCAGGCAGAGGGGAGCTTCATTTATCTGTTCTAATAGAAAACATGAGAAGGGAAGGCTACGAATTTCAAGTATCTAAGCCAGAGGTACTCTTCAAAGAGGAAAATGGCAAGAAGATGGAACCTATTGAAAAGGTCACAATTGATGTGTCTAATGAATTTATGGGTGCAATAATTGAAAAATTAGGCCAAAGAAAAGGTGAGTTAATTACTATGTCTGAATCAAACGGCGGATATGCAAGGGTTGAATTTCTTATACCTGCCAGAGGTCTTATAGGATATAGACAAGAATTCATGACAGATACTAAGGGTAATGGCATAATGAACTCAATATTTGAAGGATATGAGAAATATAAGGGTGATATTCCAAAGAGAAAAGAAGGATCAATTATCTCCTTTGAGACTGGAGAATCAACTACCTATGGTCTTTATTCTGCTCAAGATAGAGGAATATTATTTATAGGTGCTGGTGTACCAGTATATACTGGTATGGTAGTAGGATCTAACCCTAAAGGGCTAGATATAGATGTAAATGTTTGTAGAAAGAAACAACAATCAAATGTTAGGTCTTCTGGGGCTGATGATGCATTAAGATTATCCCCACCAAATAATATGTCTTTAGAAGAAGCTTTAGAGTTTATCGATGATGATGAATTAATAGAAATAACACCACTAAGCTTTAGAATAAGGAAAAAGATACTAGATAGCAATAAGAGATATAAGTCAAAGAAAAATGATTAA
- the cls gene encoding cardiolipin synthase: MEFLFSIFQWIFNNILLLNITFAILLVFFERRNPTSTWLWLMVLTFLPGIGFILYLFLGQDLSKIKLFKTKEEEDYCFRDIALVQEEQIDNDEYKYRDPNYVEYEDLIKMHLNSSDAFFTQDNSVDMFFEGNDKFEALLDSIDNAKQYIHMQYYIFKSDNLGKKVIEALCKKAKEGLEVKLLIDGMGGRKFSRKYIVQLKAAGAEVGIFFPPFVPLLSLRINYRNHRKICIVDGKEAFVGGFNIGDEYIGLSKKFGYWRDTHLKIRGSAISSLEWRFLLDWRFATGGEIARCQTYLADEDTKGSTGIQIVSSGPDSKWPSIKDGYLKMISTAKQKIYIETPYFIPDDSIFEALRLAGLSGLDVRVMFPNKPDHIFVYWASMSYMGELLQAGVRFFTYEKGFLHSKVVLMDDFVSSVGTANLDIRSFKLNFEVNAFLYDESMNLKLTDRFLNDLQYCKEITLEEYGKRSRIVKIKESISRLLSPIL; the protein is encoded by the coding sequence ATGGAGTTTCTATTTTCAATTTTTCAATGGATATTTAATAATATATTATTGCTAAACATTACTTTTGCAATATTACTTGTTTTTTTTGAAAGAAGAAACCCAACATCAACTTGGTTATGGCTCATGGTTCTGACATTTTTACCTGGTATAGGATTTATTCTCTATCTCTTTCTTGGTCAGGATTTAAGTAAGATAAAATTATTTAAGACAAAGGAAGAAGAAGATTATTGTTTTCGTGATATAGCCTTAGTTCAAGAAGAACAGATTGATAATGATGAATATAAATATAGAGATCCTAATTATGTTGAGTATGAGGATTTAATAAAGATGCATTTAAATAGTTCAGATGCATTTTTTACTCAAGATAATTCTGTTGATATGTTTTTTGAAGGAAATGATAAGTTCGAGGCGTTGTTAGACAGTATAGATAATGCAAAGCAGTATATCCATATGCAATACTATATTTTCAAATCGGATAACCTTGGTAAAAAAGTAATAGAGGCATTATGCAAAAAAGCTAAGGAAGGTCTAGAAGTAAAACTTTTAATAGATGGAATGGGTGGAAGAAAGTTTTCAAGAAAATATATTGTACAATTAAAAGCAGCAGGTGCAGAAGTTGGAATATTTTTTCCACCATTTGTGCCATTGCTAAGTCTTAGAATTAATTATAGAAATCATAGAAAGATTTGTATTGTTGATGGTAAGGAAGCCTTTGTAGGAGGATTCAATATAGGTGATGAATATATAGGATTATCTAAAAAGTTTGGATATTGGAGAGATACGCATCTAAAGATTAGAGGATCTGCCATATCTTCTCTAGAGTGGAGATTTTTGCTGGATTGGAGATTTGCTACTGGTGGTGAAATAGCAAGGTGTCAAACCTATCTTGCAGATGAAGATACTAAAGGTAGTACAGGAATACAAATTGTATCATCAGGGCCTGACTCAAAATGGCCAAGCATTAAAGATGGTTATCTCAAGATGATATCAACTGCAAAGCAAAAAATATATATTGAGACTCCATATTTCATACCCGATGATAGTATTTTTGAAGCTCTTAGACTGGCTGGATTGTCTGGTCTTGATGTAAGGGTTATGTTTCCAAATAAACCAGATCATATTTTTGTATATTGGGCAAGTATGAGCTATATGGGAGAGCTTTTGCAAGCAGGTGTAAGATTTTTTACCTATGAAAAAGGTTTTCTTCATTCAAAAGTAGTTTTGATGGATGATTTTGTATCTTCAGTAGGTACAGCAAATCTTGATATAAGAAGCTTTAAGTTGAATTTTGAAGTAAATGCTTTTTTATATGATGAATCCATGAATTTGAAACTAACAGATAGATTTTTAAATGATTTACAATATTGTAAAGAAATCACATTAGAAGAATATGGTAAAAGAAGTAGGATTGTCAAAATAAAAGAATCAATTTCTAGGCTTTTATCTCCTATTCTCTAA
- a CDS encoding aminotransferase class IV encodes MRPEAIRDYFIVNGKLESTEKKDIFNRIEKPPIYEVIRSVDGVPLFLEDHLKRMFDSANIIGYDLDKDEEEISQDIQRLIQKNNVENLNIKLLSTEIEGIGKIFLIYNIESFYPPVEYYEKGIHTILFHHERSNPNAKVLFTSFKEDVAKALKEKNAFEALLVSKSGYIPEGSRSNMFFVKGDKVYTAKGTEVLIGITRKHIFSVCDKLNIKLVEESIHMDDLNKLDGGFMSGTSVNVLPISTIDGIELDSINNHIIKEINKEYLNQIKNYIIAKKK; translated from the coding sequence TTGAGACCAGAAGCTATAAGAGATTATTTTATCGTAAATGGAAAGTTAGAAAGCACAGAAAAAAAGGATATATTTAATCGAATTGAAAAACCACCAATATATGAGGTAATTAGGTCGGTAGATGGTGTCCCACTTTTTTTAGAAGATCATTTAAAAAGAATGTTTGATTCAGCTAATATCATAGGATATGACTTAGATAAAGATGAAGAAGAAATTAGTCAAGATATTCAAAGACTTATACAAAAGAATAATGTTGAGAACTTAAACATTAAGCTTTTATCTACGGAAATAGAAGGTATTGGCAAGATATTTTTGATTTATAATATTGAAAGCTTCTATCCACCAGTAGAGTATTATGAAAAAGGAATCCATACTATTTTATTTCATCATGAAAGAAGTAATCCAAATGCAAAGGTACTATTTACATCATTTAAAGAAGATGTAGCTAAAGCTTTAAAAGAAAAAAATGCTTTCGAGGCTTTACTTGTTAGCAAATCAGGATATATACCAGAAGGTAGCCGTTCTAATATGTTCTTTGTGAAGGGTGACAAAGTATATACTGCCAAGGGGACTGAGGTATTAATAGGAATTACAAGGAAGCATATATTTAGTGTATGTGATAAATTAAATATTAAATTAGTAGAAGAAAGTATCCATATGGATGATTTGAACAAGCTAGATGGAGGTTTTATGTCAGGGACATCAGTTAATGTATTGCCAATATCTACTATAGATGGCATAGAGTTAGATTCAATCAATAATCATATAATTAAGGAAATAAACAAAGAATATTTAAATCAAATAAAGAATTATATAATTGCAAAGAAAAAATAA